Proteins from a genomic interval of Phaeobacter piscinae:
- a CDS encoding response regulator: MKTKVLAIDDSRTIRNLLAAALEEAGFEYHCAVDGREGVDMYADVAPDVVITDINMPNLDGFGVIEELRGDGINSKVPILVLTTESAPELKARARGAGATGWITKPFDDASLIFALKRVTGAAA, encoded by the coding sequence ATGAAGACGAAAGTTCTGGCAATTGACGATTCCCGCACTATCCGGAATCTCCTGGCCGCCGCGCTCGAAGAAGCCGGCTTCGAATATCATTGCGCCGTAGATGGCCGTGAAGGCGTAGACATGTATGCCGATGTGGCGCCGGATGTGGTGATCACTGACATCAACATGCCAAACCTGGACGGCTTTGGCGTCATTGAAGAGCTGCGCGGTGATGGCATCAATTCGAAGGTGCCGATTTTGGTTCTGACCACCGAGAGCGCACCCGAGTTGAAAGCCCGCGCCCGTGGCGCTGGTGCGACTGGCTGGATCACCAAGCCCTTTGACGATGCGTCTCTGATTTTCGCGCTGAAGCGCGTTACTGGGGCTGCGGCCTGA
- a CDS encoding STAS domain-containing protein: protein MTTETQTHTLDLPNAFSDLDPLIAFLRGARTQTVEIDCSNVAVMPSRCLQLLLSAEQQWRSEGLGFSVAKVTEGCRKSLTLLGLEPNRFEDEETA from the coding sequence ATGACGACGGAAACGCAAACACACACTTTGGACCTGCCCAATGCCTTCTCGGATCTGGATCCGTTGATCGCATTCTTGCGCGGGGCGCGCACTCAAACAGTGGAGATTGATTGCAGCAATGTGGCGGTTATGCCGTCGCGCTGCCTGCAGCTTCTGCTGAGTGCAGAACAACAATGGCGGTCAGAGGGGCTGGGCTTTTCAGTGGCCAAGGTCACCGAAGGGTGCCGGAAATCGCTCACTCTTTTGGGGCTCGAGCCCAACCGATTTGAAGACGAGGAAACAGCATGA